One genomic region from Streptomyces sp. NBC_00582 encodes:
- a CDS encoding transposase yields the protein MPALRKYPDELRERSVREVRTTGRPIAHVAKDLGIH from the coding sequence ATGCCAGCACTTCGTAAGTACCCCGATGAACTTCGTGAGCGATCGGTCCGCGAGGTCCGCACCACCGGCCGCCCGATCGCGCACGTCGCGAAGGACCTGGGTATCCACTAG
- a CDS encoding glycoside hydrolase family 127 protein: MPRPRSAVPSSTSSAPSEQEGTTKGPVRQGPGAKAALAPAAVEVRGGFWDTRREVNARTSIPQGPGLLESAGNLHNLRLAAGAAEGEFQGAYPFVDTDVYKWLEAASWQLAQQAPEADSPLAADVERIVSLVAGAQQPDGYLNTWFQLTKGGERYRDLRWGHELYCAGHLIQAAVAHHRATGNSELLDVAVKFADHIDSVFGPPGSSKPIDGIDGHPEVETALVELYRETGELRYLDLAGYFVDRFGHGLLGGEAYCQDRVPVREATNVEGHAVRQLYLLAAATDLATETGEAELRSAAERLWHAMTTTKTHITGGLGAHHDEEDFGDPYELPNERAYCETCAAIASVQWSWRMALLTGEARYSDLIERTLFNGFLAGVSLDGERWLYVNPLQVRDGHTDPGGDQSARRTRWFRCACCPPNVMRLLASLEHYLATSDAGGLQIHQYVTGRYTGDLDGALVVVSAETDYPWQGKISLTVEETPADRPWTLSLRIPQWCGDYRVRAGDMVYDQSDAPVTDGWLRLERTWAPGDRVVLELVLEPRLTAADPRVDAVRGCVAIERGPLVYCLEGVDHPGGGLDDMVLDTTRPLAVKHRPDLLGGVTTVVAAGHRRHIPNEGWWPYRTAHTTGSTDAPPAGEPLELTAIPYYAWANRQDGSMRVWLPTS; encoded by the coding sequence ATGCCCCGCCCACGTTCCGCCGTGCCCTCCTCCACGTCCTCGGCCCCGTCCGAGCAGGAAGGCACCACCAAGGGCCCGGTCCGTCAGGGCCCGGGCGCCAAGGCCGCGCTCGCCCCTGCCGCCGTCGAGGTGCGCGGCGGTTTCTGGGACACCCGCCGCGAGGTGAACGCGCGTACCTCCATCCCGCAGGGTCCCGGTCTGCTGGAGTCCGCGGGCAATCTGCACAACCTGCGGCTGGCGGCGGGCGCGGCCGAGGGTGAGTTCCAGGGCGCGTACCCGTTCGTGGACACGGACGTCTACAAGTGGCTGGAGGCCGCCTCTTGGCAACTCGCCCAGCAGGCGCCCGAGGCGGACAGCCCACTCGCGGCCGACGTGGAGCGCATCGTCTCCCTCGTCGCCGGCGCGCAGCAGCCCGACGGCTACCTGAACACGTGGTTCCAGCTGACCAAGGGCGGCGAGCGCTACCGGGACCTGCGCTGGGGCCACGAGCTGTACTGCGCGGGCCATCTGATCCAGGCGGCCGTCGCCCACCACAGGGCCACCGGAAACAGCGAACTCCTCGACGTCGCCGTGAAGTTCGCCGACCACATCGACTCGGTCTTCGGCCCGCCCGGCAGCAGCAAGCCCATCGACGGCATCGATGGCCACCCCGAGGTCGAGACCGCGCTGGTCGAGCTGTACCGGGAGACCGGCGAGCTCCGTTACCTCGACCTCGCCGGCTACTTCGTCGACCGCTTCGGCCACGGCCTGCTGGGCGGCGAGGCGTACTGCCAGGACCGCGTCCCGGTGCGCGAGGCGACGAACGTCGAGGGCCACGCCGTACGCCAGTTGTACCTGCTGGCCGCCGCCACCGACCTCGCCACCGAGACCGGCGAGGCCGAACTCAGGTCTGCCGCCGAGCGGTTGTGGCACGCCATGACCACCACCAAGACCCACATCACCGGCGGCCTCGGCGCGCACCACGACGAGGAGGACTTCGGCGACCCGTACGAACTCCCCAATGAGCGCGCCTACTGCGAGACCTGCGCTGCCATCGCCTCCGTGCAGTGGAGCTGGCGCATGGCCCTGCTGACCGGCGAGGCCCGCTACTCGGACCTGATCGAACGCACCCTGTTCAACGGCTTCCTGGCAGGTGTCTCACTGGACGGCGAGCGCTGGCTGTACGTCAACCCGCTCCAGGTCCGCGACGGGCACACCGACCCCGGCGGCGACCAGTCGGCCCGCCGCACCCGCTGGTTCCGCTGCGCCTGCTGCCCGCCCAACGTGATGCGGCTGCTGGCCTCCCTGGAGCACTACCTCGCCACGAGCGACGCCGGCGGCCTGCAGATCCACCAGTACGTCACTGGCCGCTACACCGGCGACCTCGACGGGGCCCTGGTCGTGGTGAGCGCCGAGACTGACTACCCCTGGCAGGGCAAGATCAGCCTGACCGTCGAGGAGACCCCGGCCGACCGGCCCTGGACGCTGTCCCTGCGCATCCCGCAGTGGTGCGGCGACTATCGGGTGCGCGCCGGAGACATGGTGTACGACCAGAGCGACGCGCCCGTCACCGACGGCTGGCTGCGGCTGGAGCGCACCTGGGCGCCCGGCGACCGAGTCGTCCTCGAACTCGTCCTCGAGCCTCGCCTCACCGCCGCCGACCCCCGCGTGGACGCCGTACGTGGCTGCGTGGCGATCGAGCGCGGACCGCTCGTGTACTGCCTGGAAGGGGTCGACCACCCGGGCGGGGGTCTGGACGACATGGTGCTCGACACCACCCGCCCGCTCGCCGTGAAGCACCGCCCGGACCTGCTCGGCGGTGTCACCACCGTCGTGGCCGCCGGGCACCGCCGGCACATTCCCAACGAGGGCTGGTGGCCGTACCGGACCGCCCACACCACCGGCAGCACCGACGCCCCGCCAGCCGGCGAGCCCCTCGAACTGACCGCGATCCCCTACTACGCGTGGGCCAACCGCCAGGACGGCAGCATGCGCGTCTGGCTGCCCACCTCCTGA
- a CDS encoding carbohydrate ABC transporter permease — protein MTAHHGSARRSRLYTTVGVLLTAVMLFPVYWMLNVSLTPQQDMRKSPPDLLPLHPTFEGYRAVLDDQMPYLGTSLLIGLGTVVLTLLLAAPAGFALAKLRPFGGGVLGLFLLVAQMIPGIVMAMGFYGIFLDLGLLNSWWGLIIADSTIAVPFGVMIFTAFMSGIPGELIAAARIDGAGTFRTFRSVVLPVSRNAIVTVSLFSFLWAWSDFVFANTLDSGGDLRPITLGIYHYIGNNNQEWNAIMATAVVASLPAAVLLILAQRYVAAGVTAGAVKD, from the coding sequence ATGACCGCCCACCACGGCTCCGCCCGGCGCTCGCGCCTCTACACCACCGTCGGCGTCCTGCTCACCGCCGTGATGCTGTTCCCGGTGTACTGGATGCTGAACGTGTCCCTCACTCCGCAGCAGGACATGCGAAAGAGCCCGCCCGACCTGCTGCCCCTGCACCCCACCTTCGAGGGCTACCGCGCCGTCCTCGACGACCAGATGCCCTACCTGGGCACCAGCCTGCTCATCGGCCTGGGCACCGTCGTCCTGACCCTTCTGCTCGCCGCCCCGGCCGGCTTCGCGCTGGCCAAGCTCCGGCCCTTCGGCGGGGGGGTGCTCGGCCTGTTCCTGCTGGTCGCCCAGATGATCCCCGGGATCGTCATGGCGATGGGCTTCTACGGCATCTTCCTGGACCTCGGTCTGCTCAACTCCTGGTGGGGGCTGATCATCGCCGACTCCACCATCGCCGTGCCCTTCGGCGTCATGATCTTCACCGCGTTCATGTCCGGCATCCCCGGCGAACTCATTGCCGCGGCCCGCATAGACGGCGCCGGAACGTTCCGCACCTTCCGGTCCGTCGTCCTGCCGGTCAGCCGCAACGCGATCGTCACCGTCTCCCTGTTCAGCTTCCTGTGGGCCTGGTCCGACTTCGTCTTCGCCAACACCCTCGACAGCGGCGGCGACCTCAGGCCGATCACCCTCGGCATCTACCACTACATCGGCAACAACAACCAGGAGTGGAACGCGATCATGGCCACCGCCGTCGTCGCGTCTTTGCCCGCGGCGGTGCTGCTCATCCTCGCCCAGCGCTACGTGGCCGCGGGCGTCACCGCGGGCGCGGTCAAGGACTGA
- a CDS encoding carbohydrate ABC transporter permease — protein sequence MTIARVDRRSQRSPVRSGATGTTDPTDVLALRRRQRRKSRLTALAFLAPLALYLAAFYVYPLYRNLDLSLRDYTVRSFVAGDAPFSGLDNFRTVLDDPTFGPALRHTMIFTFVSIAFQYAAGLALAVFFNRHFRLAGTLRALFLIPWLLPLIVSASTWSWMFNSESGVINYALHLVGVSPVDWLTSPDWALTSVVIANIWIGIPFNLVILYSGLQNIPGELYEAASLDGASTWQQFRRITFPLLRPVSAITLLLGLVYTLKVFDLIWIMTKGGPSDASSTLATWSYQLGFGTLLPKFGPGAAVGNILILIALAFGLLYIRVQRRQEA from the coding sequence ATGACCATCGCCCGCGTCGACCGCCGCTCCCAGCGGTCTCCGGTCAGGTCCGGGGCGACCGGCACCACCGACCCGACGGACGTGTTGGCGCTCCGGCGCCGCCAGCGCCGCAAGAGCCGGCTGACCGCACTGGCGTTCCTCGCGCCGCTGGCCCTCTACCTTGCCGCGTTCTACGTCTATCCGCTCTACCGCAACCTCGACCTGAGCCTGCGCGACTACACCGTCCGGTCGTTCGTGGCGGGCGATGCGCCGTTCTCCGGGTTGGACAACTTCCGGACCGTCCTCGACGATCCCACGTTCGGCCCGGCCCTACGCCACACCATGATCTTCACCTTCGTGTCGATCGCGTTCCAGTACGCGGCCGGGCTCGCCCTCGCGGTCTTCTTCAACCGGCACTTCCGGCTGGCCGGCACCCTCAGAGCGCTGTTCCTGATTCCCTGGCTGCTCCCGCTGATCGTGTCGGCCTCCACCTGGTCGTGGATGTTCAACAGCGAGTCCGGCGTCATCAACTACGCCCTCCACCTGGTGGGCGTCTCCCCGGTCGACTGGCTCACCTCGCCCGATTGGGCGCTGACCTCGGTCGTGATCGCCAACATCTGGATCGGCATCCCGTTCAACCTGGTCATCCTCTACAGCGGTCTGCAGAACATCCCGGGCGAGCTGTACGAGGCCGCCTCCCTGGACGGGGCGAGCACCTGGCAGCAGTTCCGCCGGATCACCTTCCCGCTGCTGCGCCCGGTCTCGGCGATCACCCTGCTGCTCGGACTCGTCTACACCCTCAAGGTGTTCGACCTGATCTGGATCATGACCAAGGGCGGCCCCAGCGACGCCTCGTCCACCCTGGCGACCTGGTCCTACCAGCTCGGCTTCGGAACGCTCCTGCCGAAGTTCGGCCCCGGGGCCGCCGTCGGCAACATCCTCATCCTCATCGCCCTCGCTTTCGGGCTGCTGTACATCCGCGTCCAGAGGAGGCAGGAAGCATGA
- a CDS encoding sugar ABC transporter substrate-binding protein codes for MRNTRRTLIAAIAAVGALTSVAACGGGSDSSASGSGKAGGTYTFWDPYPQFDAYSAWGKLVTKCGTDAGVKIKRTGMDTTDLGNKALLAAQQGNAPDVMMVDNPVVSTLVEAGILNKTSDLGLDTKSIQKNILGAGTIDGSAYGVPIGANTLALYYNKNVLSAAKVDPASIKDWASLTAALKKVKAAGKKGITFSAINTEEGSFQFLPWFWGAGGDLTKLNSAKGVAALSLWKQWVDAGYAPKDVLQNTQTTSWQEFATGDYAFGENGTWQLGNAEKAGFGYGVISIPGQSGGSAPVPTGGEFVTVPVQKDSGRYDVSKKIVTCLTSSANLLSTDTALAYVAPTAAVQAEQVKANPKLKPWVDAVAAARGRTSGGLGTKYPTISQPMWGAVQGALSGGKSPQAALDAAQTAAGKGN; via the coding sequence GTGAGAAACACCCGCCGCACCCTGATCGCCGCCATAGCCGCCGTAGGTGCGCTCACCTCCGTCGCCGCCTGCGGAGGCGGTTCCGACTCCTCCGCCTCCGGGTCCGGCAAGGCCGGCGGGACCTACACCTTCTGGGACCCGTACCCGCAGTTCGACGCCTACTCGGCGTGGGGCAAGCTCGTCACCAAGTGCGGTACCGACGCCGGCGTCAAGATCAAGCGCACCGGCATGGACACCACGGATCTGGGCAACAAGGCGCTGCTCGCCGCCCAGCAGGGCAACGCGCCCGACGTGATGATGGTGGACAACCCGGTCGTGTCCACGCTGGTGGAGGCGGGGATCCTCAACAAGACGAGTGACCTCGGCCTGGACACGAAGTCGATCCAGAAGAACATCCTCGGCGCGGGCACCATTGACGGCTCCGCCTACGGTGTGCCGATCGGCGCCAACACACTCGCTCTCTACTACAACAAGAACGTGCTGTCCGCGGCGAAGGTCGACCCGGCCTCCATCAAGGACTGGGCCTCGCTGACGGCGGCCCTGAAGAAGGTCAAGGCGGCCGGGAAGAAGGGCATCACGTTCTCCGCGATCAACACCGAGGAGGGCAGCTTCCAGTTCCTGCCGTGGTTCTGGGGTGCCGGCGGTGACCTCACCAAGCTCAACTCAGCGAAGGGCGTGGCCGCGCTGTCCCTGTGGAAGCAGTGGGTCGACGCCGGGTACGCACCCAAGGACGTCCTCCAAAACACCCAGACCACCAGCTGGCAGGAGTTCGCCACCGGCGACTACGCGTTCGGCGAGAACGGCACCTGGCAGCTCGGAAACGCGGAGAAGGCCGGCTTCGGCTATGGCGTCATCAGCATCCCCGGGCAGAGCGGCGGATCGGCGCCGGTGCCGACCGGCGGCGAGTTCGTCACGGTCCCGGTGCAGAAGGACAGTGGACGGTACGACGTCAGCAAGAAGATCGTCACCTGTCTGACCAGCTCCGCCAACCTGCTGTCGACGGACACGGCTCTGGCCTACGTCGCCCCCACGGCGGCGGTGCAGGCCGAGCAGGTCAAGGCGAACCCCAAGCTGAAGCCGTGGGTCGACGCGGTGGCCGCAGCGCGTGGTCGCACCAGCGGCGGTCTGGGCACCAAGTACCCGACGATCTCTCAGCCGATGTGGGGCGCAGTCCAGGGCGCCCTGTCCGGCGGCAAGAGCCCCCAGGCCGCTCTCGACGCCGCACAGACGGCCGCCGGCAAGGGCAACTGA
- a CDS encoding S8 family peptidase, with amino-acid sequence MAPLAASLAIVCAVVPAHADLNGRPGNAEARMYVVKLAEPPVTTYQGGLKGLARTAPSPGNRLRTGTDAVKAYVRHLDDRRDEVLDDVPGVRKLYEYSYAFNGFAAKLTARQAAQLSATPGVVSLTPDKAVPLPPAPDGSTSAAATWDVRTPAAARGDQPRHRRSVPDAEGRAAGAKGSTDTADGSVPPPDIPRFLGLDGEKGLWSKLGGPEHAGEGTIIGVVDGGIDPTNPMLAPLSEPRPDADAIANKWHGTCDAGDDPAHKVTCNNKLIGARWFRGGVPDPTSDDIPSPRDLDSHGTHTATTAAGNYATPAELPELGVRGKVSGIAPAARVAAYKACWHDGCWDTDLTAAVDQAVADGVDVISYSIGGQLTTSESMEAMFNAAKAGVFVSAAAGNAGPETVGNTAPWITTVAAETHDSGYDATLVLGDGRRFTNVRLQAPVPTAPLVTADDVRKSDADAAQATLCAPGTLDPAKVKGRIVICDRGGVAIWDKGREIADGGGVGMAVANTPTSAKDIFPDDYVVPSVQLSQEEGKAVGEYAAKAGATGRFVSGTIQVRAPQVTSFSSGGPELYSGGDLLKPDIAAPGERILAGVVPDDDSPDRFGFFDGTSMATPHISGLAALLKQLHPDWSPMEVKSALMTTATTTDNEGRPIGRQVADSATPLDYGGGSPRATLAADPGLVYDSTSADWTAYLCGMQRPTTVDGVDACAKARSLDPSDLNYPSIAVGDLAARQTVTRTVTNVGKDTATYRATLQTPPGYQAQVTPQSLTLRPGASATYRVTFTRTDAPYGAFSSGSLTWSDAHSHHRVTSPIALRAARIAAPGEIALRGERSLPLTVRAGWKGELTARAELYKAEKITGTVTGEDQDFFSAPGASAADAKIPVHVPEGAPFTRVAVDAADHVPGSIVDVFAFDKNGVEVSPEPQIGSQDYIDLPPGDYDVYVVQYATPKGTDSQQYTLRLWKVGQTAPAVRPTVTPATQSVTPAAQSRMTVKWPDAARGERYVGIIEYGDGSQPEGLTKLAVTPQ; translated from the coding sequence ATGGCTCCTTTGGCCGCATCCCTGGCAATCGTCTGCGCGGTGGTACCCGCCCACGCCGACCTCAACGGCAGGCCCGGCAACGCCGAGGCCCGAATGTACGTCGTCAAGCTCGCCGAGCCGCCCGTCACCACCTACCAGGGCGGTCTGAAGGGTCTGGCGCGCACCGCCCCGTCTCCCGGGAACCGCCTCAGGACGGGCACGGACGCGGTGAAGGCCTATGTGCGTCACCTGGACGACCGCCGCGACGAGGTCCTCGACGACGTCCCCGGCGTCAGGAAGCTCTACGAGTACAGCTACGCCTTCAACGGCTTCGCCGCGAAGCTGACCGCCCGCCAGGCGGCGCAGCTGTCCGCCACTCCCGGGGTGGTCTCACTGACCCCCGATAAGGCCGTCCCCCTGCCCCCGGCACCCGACGGATCCACCTCAGCGGCGGCGACGTGGGACGTCCGTACCCCGGCGGCAGCCCGCGGTGACCAGCCCCGACATCGGCGTTCCGTACCCGACGCCGAAGGCCGCGCGGCTGGTGCGAAGGGGAGCACGGACACGGCCGACGGCTCGGTCCCCCCTCCCGACATCCCGCGCTTTTTGGGTCTGGACGGTGAGAAGGGGCTCTGGTCCAAGCTCGGCGGCCCTGAACACGCTGGCGAAGGCACCATCATCGGCGTCGTGGACGGCGGCATCGACCCGACGAACCCGATGCTCGCCCCCCTCTCCGAACCCCGCCCCGACGCCGACGCCATCGCCAATAAGTGGCACGGCACCTGCGACGCGGGCGACGACCCCGCCCACAAAGTGACCTGCAACAACAAGCTCATCGGCGCCCGGTGGTTCCGCGGGGGAGTCCCGGACCCCACCTCCGACGACATTCCGTCTCCCCGGGACCTGGACAGCCACGGCACCCACACCGCCACCACCGCAGCCGGCAACTACGCCACCCCCGCGGAGCTCCCGGAGCTGGGGGTGCGTGGCAAGGTCAGCGGTATCGCCCCGGCCGCCCGGGTGGCCGCGTACAAGGCGTGTTGGCACGACGGCTGCTGGGACACGGACCTCACCGCGGCGGTCGACCAGGCCGTGGCAGACGGCGTGGACGTCATCAGCTACTCCATCGGCGGACAGCTCACCACTTCCGAATCCATGGAGGCCATGTTCAACGCCGCGAAGGCGGGCGTGTTCGTCTCCGCGGCCGCCGGCAACGCGGGACCCGAGACAGTGGGAAACACCGCGCCGTGGATCACCACCGTCGCGGCCGAGACGCACGACTCCGGCTACGACGCCACGCTGGTCCTGGGCGACGGCCGCCGTTTCACCAACGTCAGGCTGCAAGCCCCGGTCCCCACGGCCCCGTTGGTCACCGCTGACGACGTGCGCAAGTCGGATGCGGACGCGGCGCAGGCCACGCTGTGCGCGCCGGGCACCCTCGACCCCGCCAAGGTGAAGGGGCGGATCGTCATCTGCGACCGGGGCGGGGTGGCCATCTGGGACAAGGGCCGGGAGATCGCGGACGGGGGAGGCGTGGGCATGGCCGTGGCGAACACACCGACCAGTGCCAAGGACATCTTCCCGGACGACTACGTTGTGCCCTCGGTCCAGCTGAGCCAGGAGGAGGGGAAGGCGGTCGGGGAGTACGCGGCCAAGGCCGGTGCCACGGGCAGGTTCGTCTCCGGCACCATCCAGGTACGCGCTCCGCAGGTCACCTCGTTCTCCTCCGGCGGCCCCGAACTCTACAGCGGAGGCGACCTGCTCAAGCCCGACATCGCCGCCCCGGGCGAACGCATCCTGGCGGGCGTCGTACCCGACGACGACTCCCCTGACCGCTTCGGATTCTTCGACGGGACATCGATGGCGACCCCGCACATATCCGGCCTCGCCGCCCTGCTGAAACAGCTGCACCCCGACTGGTCACCCATGGAGGTCAAGTCGGCGCTGATGACCACGGCGACGACCACCGACAACGAGGGCAGGCCCATCGGCCGGCAGGTCGCCGATTCCGCCACCCCGCTCGACTACGGAGGCGGCTCTCCCCGGGCCACCCTCGCCGCCGACCCAGGTCTGGTCTACGACTCCACGTCCGCCGACTGGACGGCATACCTGTGCGGGATGCAGCGGCCGACCACCGTGGACGGCGTCGACGCCTGCGCGAAGGCCCGTTCCCTCGACCCCAGCGATCTGAACTACCCGTCCATCGCCGTCGGTGATCTGGCCGCCCGGCAAACGGTGACCCGCACGGTCACCAACGTCGGCAAAGACACCGCCACCTACCGGGCGACGCTCCAGACACCACCTGGCTACCAGGCTCAGGTCACCCCGCAGAGCCTTACCCTTCGCCCGGGAGCCTCGGCGACGTACCGGGTCACCTTCACCCGCACCGACGCGCCCTACGGCGCCTTCTCCAGCGGCTCCCTCACCTGGAGCGACGCCCACAGCCACCACCGGGTCACCAGCCCGATCGCGCTGCGCGCCGCCCGCATCGCCGCACCGGGCGAGATCGCCCTCAGGGGTGAGCGGTCCCTTCCGCTCACCGTACGGGCGGGCTGGAAGGGAGAACTGACCGCGCGGGCGGAGTTGTACAAGGCCGAGAAGATCACCGGCACCGTCACCGGTGAGGACCAGGACTTCTTCTCGGCCCCGGGGGCCAGTGCCGCCGATGCGAAGATCCCCGTCCACGTCCCGGAGGGCGCCCCCTTCACCCGGGTCGCGGTCGATGCGGCGGACCATGTTCCCGGCAGCATCGTGGACGTCTTCGCCTTCGACAAGAACGGAGTTGAAGTCTCTCCCGAGCCGCAGATCGGCTCCCAGGACTACATCGACCTGCCGCCCGGCGACTACGACGTCTACGTGGTGCAGTACGCCACGCCGAAGGGCACCGACAGCCAGCAGTACACGCTGCGCCTGTGGAAGGTGGGCCAGACGGCCCCGGCCGTCCGGCCCACCGTCACCCCCGCCACCCAGTCCGTCACGCCGGCCGCCCAGAGCCGGATGACGGTGAAGTGGCCGGACGCCGCGCGAGGCGAGCGGTACGTCGGCATCATCGAGTACGGCGACGGGTCCCAGCCCGAGGGGCTTACCAAGCTGGCCGTGACCCCGCAATAG
- a CDS encoding RICIN domain-containing protein has product MSYLSPRHRYRVRPGRATAVAAATALAATAAVLTGGSAQAAPTSSTTLVVNAAQTLRPVTHVGTGSLYGLASDNTPSDSLTNALKPNTFVQMAPGGSQLPNGEPAPAGDALVVAPKAARAGAKVVARMPDWYPDFPYKWVSMSDWLSAVDQQIAAVKASGVTNISAWAIWNEPDLNWDTAKAGPFDTAWSTTYKEIRSKDTTTAIQGPSFGSYTHAKMQTFLQDAIANNAVPDVIAWHELQTSANIASHISDYRALESSLGLSPRPIDIEEYGTPAQMGNSGALIGYAAKFERAGVRDAELAFWNHYGTLGDTLTDTGGSPNGSYYTYKWYGDMSGNMLVTTPPAQTGIDGLASLNSAGNQISVIAGGCTGSCAVTVNGLSSLSAFGSTVHVKLEYSPDTGRTNASPGPITISDADYTVSGGSITVPVAMNAADGYHLVITPSGTNTSLAGRYQITNKNSGLALDTVNAGTAQGTSVVQATSTSGTDQNWTLVSAGSGLYKIVNQKSGLLLGITNASTADGGTALIWGDNGTADHLWQAIPARDGYYKIANYNSGRLLGVDQMSTSSGAQVLQWSDNGTADHLWKLTSR; this is encoded by the coding sequence ATGTCATACCTGAGCCCCCGTCACCGCTACAGAGTCCGCCCAGGACGAGCCACCGCCGTCGCCGCGGCCACGGCCCTGGCCGCCACCGCCGCCGTCCTGACGGGCGGATCCGCGCAGGCCGCCCCCACCTCGTCCACCACTCTGGTCGTCAACGCCGCCCAGACCCTCCGCCCGGTCACCCACGTCGGCACCGGCAGCCTGTACGGACTTGCCTCCGACAACACCCCCTCCGACAGTCTGACCAACGCACTGAAGCCCAACACCTTCGTGCAGATGGCCCCCGGCGGCTCCCAGCTGCCCAATGGCGAGCCCGCTCCCGCTGGCGACGCCCTGGTCGTAGCCCCCAAGGCCGCCCGCGCCGGGGCGAAGGTCGTCGCCCGCATGCCCGACTGGTACCCGGACTTCCCCTACAAGTGGGTCAGCATGAGCGACTGGCTGTCCGCCGTGGACCAGCAGATCGCCGCCGTGAAGGCCTCCGGCGTCACTAACATCTCCGCGTGGGCGATCTGGAACGAGCCCGACCTGAACTGGGACACCGCCAAAGCCGGTCCCTTCGACACCGCCTGGAGCACCACCTACAAGGAGATCCGCTCCAAGGACACCACCACCGCCATCCAGGGCCCCAGCTTCGGCAGCTACACCCACGCCAAGATGCAGACGTTCCTCCAGGACGCCATCGCCAACAACGCCGTCCCCGACGTCATCGCCTGGCACGAGCTGCAGACCAGCGCGAACATCGCCTCGCACATCTCCGACTACCGCGCCCTCGAGTCCAGCCTCGGCCTGAGCCCCCGCCCGATCGACATCGAGGAGTACGGCACGCCTGCCCAGATGGGCAACTCCGGCGCCCTCATCGGCTACGCCGCCAAGTTCGAGCGGGCCGGCGTCCGCGACGCCGAGCTCGCCTTCTGGAACCACTACGGCACCCTCGGCGACACCCTGACCGACACCGGCGGATCGCCCAACGGCTCGTACTACACGTACAAGTGGTACGGCGACATGTCCGGCAACATGCTGGTCACCACACCTCCCGCCCAGACAGGCATCGACGGTCTCGCCTCGCTGAACAGCGCGGGCAACCAGATCAGCGTCATCGCGGGCGGCTGCACCGGCTCCTGCGCGGTCACCGTCAACGGCCTGTCGTCGCTGTCAGCCTTCGGCAGCACGGTCCACGTCAAGCTCGAGTACAGCCCCGACACCGGCCGTACGAACGCCTCCCCCGGCCCGATCACCATCTCCGACGCCGACTACACCGTCTCGGGCGGCTCGATCACCGTGCCGGTGGCCATGAACGCCGCCGACGGATACCACCTGGTCATCACCCCCAGCGGCACCAACACCTCGCTGGCCGGGCGCTACCAGATCACCAACAAGAACAGCGGTCTCGCCCTCGACACCGTGAACGCGGGCACCGCTCAGGGCACCTCGGTCGTCCAGGCCACGTCCACCAGCGGCACCGACCAGAACTGGACCCTGGTGTCGGCCGGCTCGGGCCTGTACAAGATCGTCAACCAGAAGAGCGGGCTGCTGCTCGGCATCACCAACGCGAGCACCGCCGACGGCGGCACCGCCCTGATCTGGGGTGACAACGGCACGGCCGACCACCTATGGCAGGCCATACCAGCCCGTGACGGCTACTACAAGATCGCCAACTACAACAGTGGGCGTCTGCTGGGCGTCGACCAAATGAGCACGTCGTCGGGCGCCCAGGTCCTGCAGTGGTCCGACAACGGCACTGCCGACCACCTATGGAAGCTCACCTCTCGCTGA
- a CDS encoding helix-turn-helix transcriptional regulator — protein sequence MRFCDELEGVLPPTAVLAHSLDWDDVFLALEQGATGYLLENRYAFLLNEALLCTFRGTGFLDPVVAAAWVRAVTGPVRETSGRKRSRTVTEIRPDRRSALSQRERQVMDLLASGKKVREVAQHMVLTEKSVRNYLSRIYHKLEVRGQSEAILYWIGRLEPSVPAARQRATTTRRPSTGTSATVRQ from the coding sequence ATGCGTTTCTGCGACGAACTCGAGGGCGTGCTGCCACCGACCGCGGTGTTGGCGCACTCGTTGGACTGGGACGACGTGTTCCTGGCGCTCGAGCAGGGGGCCACCGGCTATCTGTTGGAGAACCGGTACGCCTTCCTGCTCAACGAAGCACTGTTGTGCACCTTTCGCGGCACCGGATTCCTGGACCCCGTCGTCGCCGCTGCATGGGTGAGGGCGGTTACCGGCCCGGTGAGGGAGACATCCGGCAGGAAGCGGTCGCGAACCGTGACCGAGATCCGCCCGGACCGGCGTTCTGCACTTTCACAGCGGGAACGCCAGGTCATGGATCTGCTCGCCTCCGGCAAGAAAGTCCGCGAGGTCGCGCAGCACATGGTGCTCACCGAGAAGTCGGTCAGGAACTACCTGAGCCGCATCTACCACAAGCTCGAAGTACGGGGGCAGTCCGAGGCGATCCTGTACTGGATCGGTCGCCTGGAGCCATCCGTACCCGCTGCTCGGCAGAGAGCCACCACCACCCGTCGCCCGTCGACCGGAACGTCGGCCACCGTCCGCCAGTGA